One part of the Solanum dulcamara chromosome 8, daSolDulc1.2, whole genome shotgun sequence genome encodes these proteins:
- the LOC129899569 gene encoding uncharacterized protein LOC129899569, whose product MEEILKANEKTSAYEELQHYDFPIGILPKGVIGYELNSKTGEFSAYLNGSCRFMLSSYELFYKPVIKGVISKGKLRKLSGVSVKVAFLWVNIVEVRRRDDNLQFSVGFTSANFPIRSFDKCPRCECGLYWVNEDDGEPRQKLLMSSS is encoded by the coding sequence CCAATGAGAAGACATCAGCCTATGAAGAGCTTCAACATTATGACTTCCCAATTGGCATTCTTCCTAAAGGGGTGATAGGCTATGAGTTGAACTCAAAAACAGGTGAATTCTCGGCGTATCTCAATGGCTCATGTAGGTTCATGTTGAGTTCATATGAGCTATTTTACAAGCCTGTGATAAAAGGTGTTATATCCAAAGGGAAGCTTAGGAAATTGAGTGGTGTTAGTGTTAAAGTTGCGTTTTTATGGGTTAACATTGTTGAGGTTAGGAGAAGAGATGACAATCTCCAATTCTCTGTTGGATTTACTTCTGCAAATTTTCCTATTAGGAGCTTTGACAAATGCCCTCGTTGTGAATGTGGATTGTATTGGGTTAACGAGGATGATGGGGAGCCTAGGCAAAAGCTCCTCATGTCTTCCTCGTAG